CAAAGTTATTCATCGCAATGAAGGCTTCGTTTCCGATGTTAACGTTTTTCCCACCATTGGCGTTAAAGACCTGGTTCCAATTGGTAAACATCCCGGTCACAAAGATTCCTAACGCATACACAATCGTGATCAGAATTGCGCTTACCGCAATTCCCCGTGGAAACGTTTTTTGCGGATTCTTGGTTTGATCTACAAGTCCACTAATGATTTCAATGCCCCCGAAGGCGAAGATCGCGTAGACGGAGAATCCGAGCACTGCAATTCCTGTTTGATAATCCGGGTTCGGCGAGTGAATGAAGCTTAGCAAACTCAGGGGTTGCAAGGGATGTCCGTTCAGCAACAGGATTACGCTTCCCCCCACAATTAGGATGAAACTGGCCAGTAACATGGCCGAGCCCCCGATGGAGGTAATCAGCTTGAACTGATTCAAGCCCCGACTAGCCACAAAGGTCACTAAGATAACTAAAGCAACCGCTAGGATTCCCAACGTTTGGACGTCATTTAAGCCCAGTAAATGCCAACTTTGCGTCTTATCCACCCCAAAGATTGCCGTAGAAATCGGAATCCAGATAATTGAACTAGTGTTGAGCATCCATGTAATAAACGAGGTATACCACATCACGATTCCCACAAAGGCGTAGCGGGAATTGACAGCGGAAGCCATCCACGTATAGATGCCCCCCTTGGCGCTCGGATAAGCGGAACCAAATTCCGCCACCATGAAAGCAAACGGTAAAAAGAAACACAGGGCTGCAATTACGTAAAAAATGATGGAAGCATAGCCCATCAGGTAAAAAGCCCGGGGAATGTTAACGAAGTTAAAGATCGAGGTAAAGATAATCAATACCAACGATACCAGGGTGATTTTTCGGTTATTCATCTATTTTTAATCCTCTCAAAGTTAGTTGGTGAGCTATAGTAACTCTCGTAACTCTGATTTTGGACTTTGTTCCAGATTTCGGAGATAAATCCGCATGGCCGCATCAGTGCGGTAACCCCGATCGGTCCCCCGCTCCACTACTCGGTGTAACGGCACAACCAACCATAAGGGACAATTTTGCAGTGCTTGTTGCACCAACTGCGGTTCTAACTGTAATTGATCTGCAATTTCAGCCAACGTCAGAGTTTTTCCATATGGAATTGCTCTAATCAGCTGCCAGACCTCTTCTTCCTGCGGAGTCCCATCCACAAAATAATCCAAGGTGAAGCCAAAGTGGTCACTCTTCCCCTTGAGATAACGCTTCAGGGCTTTGCGGTAATGATCAGTTTGCTGGTGATCGTGAACATATTCAAAGGCTTGGGGATAAAACCGCAACACCTGTGATACACCGTAATCAGGAGAGCTCACAAAATTAAGCCCAGCGTCAGTTACAGTGTAAAAGACTTTCTGGCCATCAATGTTAATCGCATCCCAATATAACCGTTGCATCCGCTAACTCCTCATTTCGTTCTGTTGCTGTGATTGTAATTTTAGCACATTTTTGCGTGGTCGCCTAGCTCGTCCGCTTTTTGGTGAATTTACCGACTTTCCGCAACATCAAGACCAAGCCCCAGCCGAGTACTAGGAACCAGGCAATTAGAGATCCTAAGACCGCAACTTTTACAAAGAACGGCGCTGCATAGGTAACCAGTACCCGATTTGTACCTAGATTTTGCATAACTTGGATGGTACCGATGTCTGTGACTTGGTAATGATTGGCATCGGCTTGCTTCCCACGCCGTAGTTGCTGTCCGTTCAACCGAACGGTCGTATCATGATACGCCACCACGGGAACTGTAACTAATCCCGGTTGCTGACTATTCCAGGTAACGTGCATCCGTCCGGATTCGTCCACCCATTTATGCACCCAGCGGTTCCGCTGCATAATCTGAGCTTGATACTGTTGCTGCAGGTGTCTGACGTTCGCCCGCCCGCTATAGTTTGGCAGGTAATCGGTCATTCCCCGCCGTTCTGCCAGTAACGGACGCGCTAAATCATAACTAGCAAAATCAGCCTTCAGCGTTTGACTGGTAACGCCTGATTGGTAGTAATCGTACCGGTGCTTAATCGGTGTATAGACTCCCACTTGCGGCGGTCGCATCCCGCTATTCCAGTTATTATCGGCTTGAATCTTAACGTTCCGCATTCCTAACATTACGGCGGCAACTGCTAATAGACCTACCAAAGCATAAACGGAACCAAAACTCCAGCGGAACCGTGGCGTTTGCAGGACCTGAGTCAAGGACATCAATAAGCCCGCCAATAATAACAGCGCCGCGAACGAAAAGAATCGCGATGGAAACTGTAAGAAGTGCTGCAGGAAGGGAAAGAACCGTTGAACCGTCCGCCAGGGAAAGAGAATGGAGGAAATGTAGAAGAAACAGATTCCTATCCCCGTCAAAAAGTAGTTCAAACGACGTAAAGGTCGTACTATAACTAACAAGAGCAATTGGATTAACAAAATTATGATGAAAACAATCCCGACATCTGCCTGCATCCAGTTCGGACTTAATAGGTGCATCGCTCCGGTCCGTAAGCTTTTCACGGCAAACGGAGCCACCAGGTGATTATGTAAGACAATGTTAACAAACGCTACCACGTAGTTGGCCGTTAACACCACGGCTAATAACACGTTCAACCCCAGCCGAACCAAGTAACGTCCCTTTTCTTGGGATCGCGTCCAACCAACCAGTGCAAATGGAAATAGCAACAAACAGGTCATGACCGCACTCAACGTGTGGACCTCAATCAAAACTGCCATGATAAGCCCTAGTCCCCAACTAATGCGCCGAGGACTACCATCTAATAAGGTTAAGCCAGCTAGTACCGCTAGAGGAAGTAACATCGCTCCCCAATCTAAAAAGGCGGAACTAGTAATCCAGTAGGTAATGAAATTTTGGGCTAGGTAAATCAACGCCCCTAACATTGCTAAAAAAGGCTGAACGTGTAAGCGCCGGAAAAGGAGCCAAGCGCTGAAACCAGCCCCGGACAAAATCAGAAAACCGGTTAACAACTGAAAATTAAACCAACTACCAGTTAGCCACAGCAGCATCCCTAAGAGATACGCAAAGTAAGGCCCGTACAGTGCATTAATCATTTGTCCCGATCGCTGGTAGCCAAAGTTACTCATAAAATAATTAAAATGGCCGGTCCGGAGCTGTTCGGCAGCATCATAAATCCGGTTAAAATGGAAAAAAGTGTCATAGCCTAAAATGACCGTTCCCACTTTCCACTGCATTAACATGATTAAGGCCGTTGCCAATCCAATTAGTAAGACGGCCGGCCCCCACGTACGGAATTTTTGCACCAATTATTCCTCCTTTCCGTTTTCAACCTTTTCATTTTACACCAAAAAAGCACCCCTCACCACGACGAGCGGGGGATGCCTGGTTAGTCTTGTTTTCTGCGTTTCCACACGTAATACAACGTAACGGCACCGTACGGAATGTAAGCACAAACTACGAGAATCGCGAGAATGATTACTAAAGGTGTGACTTCTTTTTGCACAAAGTAAGCCACAATCAACGCTAAACACAGCGGGGTAATCGTCCAATTAGCAATCCGCCGCAGTTTAATTAAACGTTGATCAATTTCATCTTGCTTCATGGTGGACTCCTTTAGATTCTAGTCAAAGACCTTGAACCGTTGGTCATCATCCATAAATTCTTTTTCAGCAGCAGGTTTTTCAATGGAACCAAAGTTCATTTCGGCCCGTAATTGCCAACTAGCTGGAATATCAAATTGAGCAGCGACAGCCGAGTTAATTAGTGGATCGTAGTGTTGAATGTTTACGCCCAAACCGTTTTCTTCTAATCCGGTCCAGACCGCAAATTGTGCGTTACCCTGTGCTTCTTCAGCCCAGTTATACTCTTGGTATTGGTAAGTAGCTAGGTGGGGATTATCTGCGTAAGCTTGCACCACGTCCATGTCCGTGTAGAACAAGATGGAGGCAAACGCGTCTCGGAAACTACTAATTTTTGCTTTCGTCCGTAAAAAGGCATCGGGCGCCACCTTTTCTTCTAGTGCCGTTTCCACGATGTCCCACAGTTTTTCGTGGTTATCGTTAAACAATACCACGGCCCGGACTGGTTGGCTGTTAAAGGCCGATGGAGTGTGCCGAATCACTGCCTTAATGTATTGATAGAGTTCCGCTTGGGGAATCTGGACGTTGCGCCCTAAATTATAAATGGTGCGCCGGTGCTTCATTAAATCTAATAATTGCGTATCCACGGTATGACCTCCTATTTGATCTGGTTTTCGGTTTCGCCCGTTTCAATGGCATCCTGGAAATTTTGGAAACTAACCTTAATCATATCTTCCGTTGCCGGTTGGGTGTCATAACCCATGTGGGGCGTAATAATCACGTTTGGGTAGTGTTTCATGAGGCTTAACAACTCTTGGTCTGGAATGTCATCCAGGCTATCAAATTGCTTGCCGTCAATCGCATTTTCGTCTGGGATTACATCGGCAGCATAGCCGGCAAGGTTCCCGTCTTCGAGCGCATCTGCGACCGCAGCTGTGTCCACTAATTCACCACGAGCGGTGTTGACCAGCACGGCGTTACTCTTCATGTTCCCGATTTCAATAGCTCCAATCATCAAATCATTTTCGCCGGGGAAGTACGGAACGTGAAGTGACACGATGTCTGACTGCATTAACAACTCGTTTAACGAGACAAAATCAACGTCCGGATTATCGTTTGGATGACGTTGAAACCCTAACACGTTGGCGCCGAGGTTGTGCCACAACTGCGCTTCGGCTGCACCCATGTGACCGACTCCGATAATTCCAACCGTCAAGTGATCAATTTCATTGGCAAAGTAATCTGGTTGCAGGAAGAAGTCCCCCTGGTTCGTGTTATCAGTTGCTGCCGTAACGTGCCGAGCCAGGTCTAATCCCATTGTCAACGCCAATTCAGCCACTGAGTATGGAGAATAACTAGGTACCCGGGCTACCATGATGTCTCTGGCATTAGCAGCATCCAAATCGATGTTGTTGTAACCCACAAAGCGAGTAAAGCAGTATTTAATCCCCAGGTTTTTAAGGGCCGCTAATAATTCGGCATCCGCCGTAGTCGTTCCGTCAATTAAAACCCCAATCGAACCATCAGCAGTGTCCACGTTTGCTTCTGATAAAGGTTCCGTTAGTAAGTTCAATTCAAAGCGACCGTGATTCAAATCCTCGTACATGGGTTTTTCAAACTCACGGACGTTATAAACCGTAATTTTATCCATCTTTCGTTCCTTCCTACTCGTTGATTGGGTACAACGGTTCCCCGTTGGCCAACGTATTGGCAAAGTTTTCAAAGCTAATCCGAATCATGTCTTCTACCGCTGGTTCCGTAAAGAAGCCCATGTGTGGCGTTACTAAAACGTTGGGATAATTCTTCATTAGTTCCACATTGAGCGGGTTCGGTAAATCATCGAGCGAATCAAACTGCTTGCCGATAATGGCATCCTCATCAAGAATTACGTCAGTTCCGTAGCCACCAATGCGGTTACTCCGCACCGCGTCAGCCACTGCTTGGGTGTCCACAACTTGACCCCGAGCAGTGTTAACCAAGATGGCACTGTCCTTCATCTTCGCGAGTTCTTCATCTCCAATTAGATTGCCAGTTTGGCCGGGAATGTAAGGAATGTGTAACGAAACGATATCTGACTTTTTAAGTAAAGTATCTAAATCGGTAAATTGAACCACGTCATTATCAGGTTCTGGGTGGCGCTTGTAAGCCAAGACTTGCGCTCCTAAAGCCCGGTACAGTTTAGCTTCGGTCATTCCAATTTTACCCGCACCAATGATTCCAACCGTGGCGCTGTGAATTTCGTTAGCATAGTAGGTTG
This genomic stretch from Fructilactobacillus carniphilus harbors:
- a CDS encoding MFS transporter; translated protein: MQKFRTWGPAVLLIGLATALIMLMQWKVGTVILGYDTFFHFNRIYDAAEQLRTGHFNYFMSNFGYQRSGQMINALYGPYFAYLLGMLLWLTGSWFNFQLLTGFLILSGAGFSAWLLFRRLHVQPFLAMLGALIYLAQNFITYWITSSAFLDWGAMLLPLAVLAGLTLLDGSPRRISWGLGLIMAVLIEVHTLSAVMTCLLLFPFALVGWTRSQEKGRYLVRLGLNVLLAVVLTANYVVAFVNIVLHNHLVAPFAVKSLRTGAMHLLSPNWMQADVGIVFIIILLIQLLLLVIVRPLRRLNYFLTGIGICFFYISSILFPWRTVQRFFPFLQHFLQFPSRFFSFAALLLLAGLLMSLTQVLQTPRFRWSFGSVYALVGLLAVAAVMLGMRNVKIQADNNWNSGMRPPQVGVYTPIKHRYDYYQSGVTSQTLKADFASYDLARPLLAERRGMTDYLPNYSGRANVRHLQQQYQAQIMQRNRWVHKWVDESGRMHVTWNSQQPGLVTVPVVAYHDTTVRLNGQQLRRGKQADANHYQVTDIGTIQVMQNLGTNRVLVTYAAPFFVKVAVLGSLIAWFLVLGWGLVLMLRKVGKFTKKRTS
- a CDS encoding NAD(P)-dependent oxidoreductase — its product is MDKITVYNVREFEKPMYEDLNHGRFELNLLTEPLSEANVDTADGSIGVLIDGTTTADAELLAALKNLGIKYCFTRFVGYNNIDLDAANARDIMVARVPSYSPYSVAELALTMGLDLARHVTAATDNTNQGDFFLQPDYFANEIDHLTVGIIGVGHMGAAEAQLWHNLGANVLGFQRHPNDNPDVDFVSLNELLMQSDIVSLHVPYFPGENDLMIGAIEIGNMKSNAVLVNTARGELVDTAAVADALEDGNLAGYAADVIPDENAIDGKQFDSLDDIPDQELLSLMKHYPNVIITPHMGYDTQPATEDMIKVSFQNFQDAIETGETENQIK
- a CDS encoding methylated-DNA--[protein]-cysteine S-methyltransferase, which produces MQRLYWDAINIDGQKVFYTVTDAGLNFVSSPDYGVSQVLRFYPQAFEYVHDHQQTDHYRKALKRYLKGKSDHFGFTLDYFVDGTPQEEEVWQLIRAIPYGKTLTLAEIADQLQLEPQLVQQALQNCPLWLVVPLHRVVERGTDRGYRTDAAMRIYLRNLEQSPKSELRELL
- a CDS encoding NAD(P)-dependent oxidoreductase; this encodes MFKITVYNVREVETPLFEKLNKDDYDLTLVAERMTLDNVDRAEGADAVLITAFDDCDAEVIEKLAGHGVKYIYTRVVGINNIDVKAARNLGIQVANVPNYSPRAVAELSLSLGLTLFRNVSRAAANTHAGDFRLLPTYYANEIHSATVGIIGAGKIGMTEAKLYRALGAQVLAYKRHPEPDNDVVQFTDLDTLLKKSDIVSLHIPYIPGQTGNLIGDEELAKMKDSAILVNTARGQVVDTQAVADAVRSNRIGGYGTDVILDEDAIIGKQFDSLDDLPNPLNVELMKNYPNVLVTPHMGFFTEPAVEDMIRISFENFANTLANGEPLYPINE
- a CDS encoding nitroreductase family protein, whose translation is MDTQLLDLMKHRRTIYNLGRNVQIPQAELYQYIKAVIRHTPSAFNSQPVRAVVLFNDNHEKLWDIVETALEEKVAPDAFLRTKAKISSFRDAFASILFYTDMDVVQAYADNPHLATYQYQEYNWAEEAQGNAQFAVWTGLEENGLGVNIQHYDPLINSAVAAQFDIPASWQLRAEMNFGSIEKPAAEKEFMDDDQRFKVFD
- the yjeM gene encoding glutamate/gamma-aminobutyrate family transporter YjeM, whose translation is MNNRKITLVSLVLIIFTSIFNFVNIPRAFYLMGYASIIFYVIAALCFFLPFAFMVAEFGSAYPSAKGGIYTWMASAVNSRYAFVGIVMWYTSFITWMLNTSSIIWIPISTAIFGVDKTQSWHLLGLNDVQTLGILAVALVILVTFVASRGLNQFKLITSIGGSAMLLASFILIVGGSVILLLNGHPLQPLSLLSFIHSPNPDYQTGIAVLGFSVYAIFAFGGIEIISGLVDQTKNPQKTFPRGIAVSAILITIVYALGIFVTGMFTNWNQVFNANGGKNVNIGNEAFIAMNNFGYQLGLALHCPHGVAVQMGLWVARYIGLSMFLALMGAFTTVVFSPIKQLVEGTPATMWPKWFRKVKRDLPVNAMKVQALIVIAFILLVSFGGKDAKMFFQIVVSMTNVAMSLPYLFVAYAFWQFRKKRIDHPFVFFKSYAVARLASIVVLVTVGAAIIFTLVAPVMSGQWTTTMWMIIGPVLFITVALIWSRKTE